The following are encoded together in the Campylobacter concisus genome:
- a CDS encoding aminotransferase class V-fold PLP-dependent enzyme — translation MSQRSKPFEEIHFGAMEKIRKLYGIGDEDEILFLQDGAHLQFSMIPMNLCQGGKAQYANTGVWSNKALKEAKVLGVTVEVVASR, via the coding sequence ATCAGCCAAAGAAGCAAGCCCTTTGAAGAGATCCATTTTGGCGCGATGGAGAAGATAAGAAAGCTTTACGGCATCGGCGATGAGGATGAAATTTTATTTTTGCAAGACGGCGCACACTTGCAATTTAGCATGATACCAATGAATTTATGCCAAGGCGGCAAGGCGCAGTACGCAAACACTGGCGTTTGGTCAAACAAGGCGCTCAAAGAGGCAAAAGTGCTTGGCGTAACTGTAGAAG